A window of the Vibrio ostreae genome harbors these coding sequences:
- a CDS encoding tripartite tricarboxylate transporter substrate binding protein: MFNSILKTVTTAVCCLTSTLAMANYPEKPITMVVGFAAGGGTDVMARNVAPYLEKYLGDGATIVVKNVPGASGQIGITEVAHADADGYTIGTYNLPGMMARTLDRESAYDANSFTYLANIVNDPNVIVTAKKSGIDNLQKFIETVKEASRPLPIGMSSLGGDDHLGLIKFKDLTDTQFNIIPFKGSSAARTAVLGGHVKAAVLNISEVTEFKDELNVIGLSQSERSEFDPSIATFKEQGVDFINGAMRGFVAPAGLPEDVEAKLLNAFSQMAKDPEFLAKMKATANPVSVSLGDDFERLNTETLKLAQDVWEKTPWK; this comes from the coding sequence ATGTTTAACTCAATTTTAAAAACCGTAACTACGGCTGTCTGCTGTCTTACCTCGACACTTGCAATGGCTAACTACCCGGAGAAACCGATCACTATGGTGGTAGGGTTTGCTGCGGGTGGCGGCACAGATGTTATGGCACGAAATGTAGCACCTTATCTGGAAAAATACCTCGGTGATGGTGCCACTATTGTGGTAAAAAATGTTCCGGGTGCTAGTGGTCAAATCGGTATCACCGAAGTGGCGCACGCTGATGCGGATGGTTACACCATCGGTACTTATAACCTACCGGGTATGATGGCACGGACTCTGGATCGCGAGTCTGCTTACGATGCCAACAGTTTCACCTACCTTGCTAATATCGTTAACGATCCGAACGTGATTGTGACCGCGAAAAAAAGTGGCATCGATAACCTGCAAAAATTCATTGAGACAGTGAAAGAGGCTTCCCGTCCTCTGCCAATCGGCATGTCCAGCCTGGGCGGTGATGACCATCTTGGTCTAATCAAATTTAAAGATCTCACCGATACACAATTCAACATTATCCCGTTCAAAGGATCCTCTGCAGCCCGTACCGCCGTACTGGGTGGTCATGTGAAAGCAGCGGTATTGAATATTTCAGAAGTGACTGAATTCAAAGATGAACTTAACGTGATTGGCTTGTCTCAATCGGAACGTTCAGAATTTGATCCTTCGATTGCCACCTTTAAAGAACAAGGTGTCGATTTCATCAATGGCGCGATGCGTGGTTTCGTGGCCCCGGCTGGTCTGCCAGAAGATGTGGAAGCTAAGCTACTGAATGCGTTCAGCCAAATGGCCAAAGACCCGGAGTTTTTGGCCAAGATGAAAGCGACTGCCAACCCGGTATCTGTTTCTCTGGGTGATGATTTTGAACGTCTCAACACAGAAACGTTAAAACTTGCCCAGGACGTTTGGGAAAAAACACCTTGGAAATAA
- a CDS encoding tripartite tricarboxylate transporter permease has product MYHELLSALPNVLSMSNFLAIIIGVLAGIAVGAMPGLSATMAISVLVPFTFGLDPLVALGLMAGIYNGAMYGGAIPAVLLRIPGTPAAVATSFDGYPMAQKGKGGFALQVAVVSSAIGGIASALALMLLAPPLAKVTLLFGPSEVFWVAVFGLCSIIFLLGEDPLKGLIAACFGVAVSMVGVDPISGEDRFTFGYLELVDGVNIVILLVGLYALPPVIDLLETPLQTKGMNNSLQTESMRRSFPKMLGFWVTWLRSSFIGICIGILPGAGGSMAAFMSYNEARRVSKTPETWGHGEAEGVAASETANNADTASALIPALTLGIPGTAVAAVMLGGLLVHGLQPGPMLFRDNPDIVFGFMWQFLFGAILLIFLGGTLATNSFAKLLKLPRPVLGSIIMVLMFIGVYSINERMFDVYLMLGFGLVGYAMDKFKFPLPPVVLGLILGGFAEENLRLALLIGGGDWNILFENTTSLVLVALTVAVVVGPSVKKLLRAKS; this is encoded by the coding sequence ATGTATCACGAATTATTGTCTGCGTTACCTAACGTACTTTCCATGAGCAACTTTCTGGCGATCATCATCGGGGTTTTAGCGGGGATCGCTGTGGGTGCGATGCCTGGCCTGAGCGCGACGATGGCCATCTCGGTGCTGGTGCCTTTTACCTTTGGACTGGACCCTTTGGTGGCGCTGGGACTCATGGCGGGGATCTATAACGGCGCTATGTACGGCGGTGCCATTCCGGCGGTATTGCTGCGAATCCCGGGCACACCAGCCGCTGTGGCAACCAGTTTTGACGGCTATCCTATGGCTCAGAAAGGAAAGGGTGGCTTTGCCCTGCAGGTTGCGGTGGTTTCCTCTGCGATCGGTGGGATCGCCAGTGCTCTGGCACTGATGCTGCTGGCTCCGCCTCTGGCTAAAGTTACCCTGTTGTTTGGTCCATCGGAAGTGTTCTGGGTCGCGGTGTTCGGCCTCTGCAGCATCATTTTCCTGTTGGGTGAAGATCCACTAAAAGGTTTGATCGCGGCATGTTTCGGGGTTGCGGTATCTATGGTCGGCGTCGATCCTATTTCCGGTGAAGATCGCTTTACTTTTGGCTATCTCGAACTGGTTGATGGCGTCAATATTGTCATCCTGCTGGTTGGCTTGTACGCACTGCCTCCGGTGATCGATCTGCTGGAAACACCTCTGCAAACGAAGGGGATGAATAACTCGCTGCAAACTGAATCTATGCGGCGTTCATTCCCGAAAATGCTTGGTTTCTGGGTGACCTGGCTGCGTTCTTCCTTTATCGGTATCTGTATCGGTATCCTGCCCGGGGCCGGTGGTTCGATGGCGGCATTTATGTCATACAACGAAGCGCGCCGTGTCAGTAAAACCCCTGAAACCTGGGGCCATGGTGAGGCTGAGGGGGTTGCAGCTTCTGAAACGGCCAACAACGCGGATACCGCTTCGGCATTGATCCCGGCTCTGACTCTGGGGATTCCGGGTACGGCTGTGGCGGCGGTGATGCTAGGTGGTCTGCTGGTGCATGGTTTGCAGCCGGGGCCGATGCTGTTCCGAGATAACCCGGATATCGTATTCGGCTTCATGTGGCAGTTCTTGTTTGGTGCCATCCTGCTGATTTTCCTTGGCGGTACCCTGGCGACCAACAGCTTTGCCAAACTGCTCAAACTGCCGCGTCCGGTGCTCGGTTCCATCATCATGGTGCTGATGTTTATTGGTGTCTATTCCATCAATGAACGCATGTTCGATGTCTATCTGATGTTGGGCTTTGGCCTGGTAGGTTATGCGATGGATAAATTTAAGTTCCCATTGCCGCCTGTGGTATTGGGCTTGATCCTAGGCGGTTTTGCTGAGGAGAACCTGCGTCTGGCACTGCTGATTGGTGGTGGCGACTGGAATATTCTATTTGAGAACACGACCAGCCTGGTTCTGGTTGCACTCACTGTTGCCGTGGTTGTTGGTCCAAGTGTGAAAAAATTACTTCGCGCTAAAAGCTGA
- a CDS encoding tripartite tricarboxylate transporter TctB family protein produces the protein MSAITQTILKPILKPISLIYLVIIAAACGLLIPAFEMSSEAGMLPQTMLILLMVFSGLALIGEIKKSLQESTKDEAVLKSPKRVFSALLAIFVLVTSIQYVGFFPTVIVFVPAVSYFFGCRNVKVLTASTVIFVALIYLVFSVAMSKQFPVGWLF, from the coding sequence ATGAGTGCGATCACACAAACAATACTAAAGCCAATATTAAAGCCTATATCTCTTATTTATTTGGTCATTATTGCTGCTGCGTGTGGTTTATTAATTCCGGCTTTTGAAATGAGTTCAGAAGCGGGGATGTTACCGCAAACAATGCTGATACTATTAATGGTTTTTTCCGGATTAGCATTAATCGGTGAAATAAAAAAATCATTACAGGAAAGTACTAAAGATGAGGCTGTTTTAAAATCACCAAAACGGGTGTTTAGTGCTCTGTTAGCTATCTTTGTACTGGTGACTTCTATCCAATATGTCGGCTTTTTCCCGACGGTAATTGTCTTTGTTCCGGCCGTTTCTTATTTCTTCGGTTGCCGTAATGTGAAAGTTCTGACTGCGTCAACAGTCATCTTTGTTGCATTAATCTACCTGGTATTCAGTGTTGCCATGTCGAAGCAATTCCCTGTTGGTTGGCTGTTTTAA